Below is a genomic region from Pyxidicoccus trucidator.
CCGCCTGGGTTGCTTCCACCGCTCTGCTCACTGAAGCGAGCGGCCGGGTTGCTGCCCGCTCGTTGCTCGTTGAGGCGCGCTCCCGGGTTGCTGCCCGCTCGTTGCTCGTTGATGCGGGCACCCGGATTGCCCTGCCCGCGATGTTCCTTGAAAGGCGCACCCGGGTTGTTGCCGCCGCGCTGCTCGTTGACGCTCACGCCCGGGGCGTTGCCGCCACGCTGCTCACTGAAGCGCGCACCCGGGTTGTTTCCTCCGCGCGGCTCGTTGCTCCGGGCACCCTGAGGATTCCCTCCACGAGGCTCGTTGCTCCGGGCACCCTGAGGGTTCCCGCCCCGCGACTCGTTGGGGCGCGCACCCGGGTTGCCTGCCGCTCGCGGCTCGTTCGGACCGGGACGCGCGTTGCCGCCGCCCCGTGGCCCACCGGCGACGGACTGTCCCCCGCTCGCCGCGCGCTGCCCGTTCTGCGGCGGACGCGGCCCACTGCCACCCGCTCCGGGCGGACGGTTGCCACCCGCGCGTGGCGGCGGCCTGCCACCTCCCGAGCGATTCCGTCCCCCTCGCGGAGGCGCCGACGCCGCCGGCTTGCCACGCTCGCCGCCGCCCTGCTTCAGCACCAGGGCCTCCAGCTCGCGCAGCTCGGCTTCGGCTGCTTCCTCGGGCGTCATGTTGGTCTGCGCTACCGGCACCAGCTCCGCCGGCGCCATGCGCTCCGGCACGAAGCCCTGGCGGCCGTCGCGCGGCCCCTTGGCGCCACCCTTGCGCGGCGCCTCGCGGAAGTTGCCCCGGGGCGTGAAGTCCGGGGTCAGCTCGCGGCGCACGTAGGCATTCCAGATTTCGCTCGTCTCTCCCTCGGCGTCGTACAGCCACGGCGCGATGCCCGCGAGGAAGTTGCGGACGTTGTCCAGGTCCCGCCGGAAGTAGAACTCCGCCTGGTTGTTGCGCGCCGCCGCCACCGTCTGCGGGAAGTCGATGATGATGGCGCCCTGCCAGCTCATCAGGATGTTGTACGGCGACAGGTCGCCGTGGATGAGGTCGGCGCAGAGCATGTTCACCACCTGGGACCGCAGGTCCAGGTAGAGCGCGTGCGCTTCCTCCGGCGTCGCTGGCGGGGCTTCCACCAGCCGAGGGGCGGGATGGCCCTCGGGGTCCAGCACCAGCTCCATCAGCAGGATGCCCTCGTAGAACAGCACCGGCGTGGGCACGCGCACACCCTGGGCGTGCAGCTTGTAGAGCGAGTCCGACTCGGCGCTCTTCCACGCGTCTTCCGCGGCGGCCTGCCCGAAGCGGCTGCCACTCGCCATGGCCCGACGTGTGCGCGAGTTACGAACCTCGCGCCCCTCTCGGTACCCTACGTTGTTGCGGAAGTTGCGCTCGTGGCGCTCCTTGTACAGCTTGGCCGCCACCACCTGGCCGGCGTGCTGTACCAGCCACACCTCCGCCTCCTTGCCGGTCTTCAGCTGGCCGATGACGGCCTCGATGATGCCGTCGGCGAGGAGAGTCTCTAGTGAGTCATTCATTCAGACGCGGAAGTCCTGGTGGGGTCCGGGCAGGGGTGTTGGCTGCTGGGTGCGCGCGGGCGGCCCTGTTCGCTACGCGCAGCGGCATGTGAACATCTCGCGAGCCCCTCTTGCTACCGCCTTACGACGACAAGCAGCCGTGAGGACCGGCACTCGGCCTGCTAGCAGTTTGTAGGCCAGGGTTCCAGGCTAGCCAGGGCTTCGTACCTGTGCAGGTGGGTCATTCGGGACCAGGGTAGGCAAGGAGGCGTCCGAATGGCTAATCGCCCGCCGGACGGCCCGCCTACTTCTTGATGACCTCCCGGAGCGAGCGGCCATCCTGCCCGGTGCCGCTGAGCAGCACGTAGTCCACGCCCGAGGGCCAGGCCGTCTTCACGAAGATGCGGTCAATCTGGGCCACCTTGCCGTCCAGCAGGGTGAACGCCCGGGCGGCGCAGCGGCCGTTCTCCCGGAAGACGTCCAGGTCGATGGTGCGCTCGGGCCAGGCCCGCAGCCGGATGTGGACGCGCCAGCCCGACGGGGTGGCCTCCACCTGCTGCACGTCGCCCAGGCCATAGGCGGGCCCCTCGCGGCCGAGGAGCGGCTCGGTGGCCTTGTCCCCCTTCTCCAGCATCCGCCAGTAGGCGTGCACCGGCTTGTCCCCCTGGGGGCGGCAGTCGCCGTCCACCCGGATGCCGTAGTGGACCTGGTTCTTGTTGGTGCTCCGAGCGATGAAGAAGGCGGAGTCCGCGGCCCGGGCCTGCGGGGCCTTCACCCCCGGGGCCGCCTGGACCGCCGGCCCGGCGAGCACCGGGGGGCTGCTCAGCAGCAGCGCCAGTCCGAGGCCGGCCCACCTCCAGTCCTGCTGTCGCACGCGTCGTCCCCCTTCCCGGCTGATTTGAGGCGACGCTGGGCCGGGTGCCAGGGGCGTCGCGCGATTCGCGGGGCGGAGTGCATGAAACGCGTCAGCACCCGGGCCCCAGCCGATGACATTCTCACCGTTGCCGCGCGTACCGCCAGGTTCGTGCGAGCCTCCGGGCAGGGGGACTCCAGGGCGTCCCTTCGTGTCACGGCCTCGTGTCGGCCGGTGCGCGCCCGGTCTCGACGCGGCGCTTCCCGAGGCCTCTGCGCTCAGGCGCCTGTTGCTGTCCCGCACCGGGTCGGCGCTACGATGGCCGCGCCCACGGAGGGGCTCATCATGGCGACGAAGTCACGCAAGACGGCTGCTGCGAAGAAGTCACCCCGGCGAACCTCCACCGCGAAGAAGGCGGTCTCGAAGAAGCCCGCGGCCCGGAAGGCCGGCGCGAAGAAGTCCGCGCCGAAGCGGGGCGCGGCGAAGAAGGCGGCGGTGAAGAAGGCGGCGGTGAAGAAGGCTGGCGCCCGGAAGGCGGCCACGAAGAGGGCGGGGGCCGCGAAGCCGGCCGCTCGGAAGGCCGGTGCCCGGAAGGCCGCGGCGAAGCCCGCCGCGAGGAAGGCGGCCCCGAAGCCCGCCACGCGGACGGCTCCGCCCGCGCCCCGCGCCGAGCCGACGCCTCCGCCCGCGAGCGAGCGGCCGGCCACGGGCTCCCCATTCGTGGAGCAGGTGGAAACCTCGTCCGCCGGCATCCAGCCGCTGGCGCCCGAGCACGCGGCGGTGGATGAGCTGACCAGCTCCGGCAACGAGCTGCTCGACATCTTCCAGCGCTATGACCGCAACCGCACCGGCTCCATCGAGCGCTCCGAGTTCGCCCGGCTGCTGGAGGCGCTCGGGCAGAACGTCACCGACGAGGAGCTGGAGATTGCCGTCGACACGGTGGACACCGAGCGCACCGGGAAGATTTCCTGGAAGGCCTTCAAGGCCTGGTGGACCAGCCGCTAGAAGCGCATGAACACCCCGGGGCCGGCGGCGACCGCTTCGTTGCGTCTGCCGGCCGGCACCACCACCGGCACGGGCACCGGCTGGAAGGCGCTGTCCGCCCGGGCGTCCCGCTGCGTGGGCCCGTCCGGCGCGAGCGCGGAGAGGAGCACGGTGATGGCGAACGTCCCCGCCACCGTGCCGAGCACCGTCTTGGCCACCGTGACGTCGCTCACGTCCAGCCGCGAGCCGACGAGGAGCGCCGCCAGCCCCATGCCCAACGGGAACAGGGTGACGTCCCGCAGCGACGCGGGGTGGATTTCCAGGGGGATTGCCAGGAGCCCGCCCACGAGCATCCCCGCCGCGGGGGCAATCAGCAGCGGCGTGAAGCGGAAGCTGTCACCGGACTGGCGCGCGCCGATGTACTCGACGAGCCCGGTGGTGATGAACGCGTAGAAGGACGTCATGCCCACCAGCCCCGTGTCGCCGGAGCTGACGTCATCGCCGCCCGCGGTGAGCAGCAGCACGCTGGCCACCCCCACCTGGGACGTCGTCAGGGCGAGCAGGGCCCGCTGCCGGCTGTCCAGGTCCCACCCGTTGGCGGCGCTCACCCCGGCGGTGAAGCCCAGCGTCGCGGCGCCCGCGGCGAGCAGGGACTCGTTGCGCTTCACGGGCACGAAGTACTGGTAGAGGGTGCTCGCCGTGCCCAGCGAGAGCGCGCCCAGCATGGCCCCCATGTACGCGTTGTCGCTCCGGCCGTTCGGGTCGTCGTAGCTGGCGCCGAGCATGGCTCCGAGGACCATGCCTCCCACGGCCTCGGAGAGGACCAGCGTGGGCCCACCCGAGTCGGCGGAGAGCCGGCTGTAGCGCATGGAGCGCTCCCGGTCTGCCTCCTTCGTCCGGAGCGGCGGCCCGGGCTGGCGCGGCGTGGTCGCGGGCGCTACCGGGCGCGCGGAGGTTTCCGGGCGCGCGGTGGGCGCGGGCCCCTCCGGCTGCTCCGTTCCGGAGGCTTCCGGGGCGGTGAAGGTGGGGGGCGTGGCCCACTCGGGTTCGTCCGGAGACGCGGGCAGGGAGGTGAGGGGCGGTGGCGGGAGCGGGTCCTGCGGGGAGTCGACGGCTGCCGGCTGCTGGGCGCTCGCGAGGGTGGCGGCGAGGCCCAGCACGAGGGCGATGGGGCGCATGGGGAAGCTCCTGTTCCGACCCATTGTCCTTGAGTACAACCCGAATGGGAAAATCCTCCCGGCGGCGGGGGGCGCACACCCGCCGTGACGCGAGGTGACGTGGGCCACTGCCGCCCCGCGCGGTGTCTGGCATGATGCAGGTTCGAGGCTCGGCCCGCGTCGCGCGTGGTGGAGGGAGGTCGAGCTGACCTACACTGGCTGGTAGGGGGAAGGGTGTCCGACCTGGCGTCCAGCGCACATACCGCCGTGTTCGAGCATGCACGTGACGCCGTGCTCGTGCTCGATTCGGCGCAGCGCATCCTGGAGCTCAACCGCGCCGCGGAGCGGTTCTTCGGCCCTCGCACCGGGTTGGTGGGCAGCGCGGTATCGCAGCTCCTCCCCGGGTGGCGTCCGCCCGAGTCGCGCGCGTCCGTGGAGACTCCGCACGAGACGGAGCTGGCCGGCCAGCGCCCCGGGGGAGGAGGGCAGGCGTACTACCTGCGCGTGCTGACGCTGACGCTGCCGGGGCAGGACGGCGGGAGCACGGGGTGGATGCTCCAGCTCCAGGACATGACGTCCCGCCTGGAGGCGGAGGCGTCCATCCGCCAGCAGAAGGAGTTCTTCGAGGCGGTGGTGCGCAACAGCCCGGTGGCCATCGTCACCATCACCCGCCAGTTCCGCGTGCTGTCGTGGAACCCCGAGGCGGAGCGGCTGTTCGGATTCACCCCCCAGGAGGCGCTCGGGCGGCACATCTTCGAGCTGGTGGCCACCGACCAGTCCGTGCTCCCCGAGGCGGAGCGGGCCAGCCGCGAGGTGGTGGCCCGGGGCCGCGTCCACTCCGTCACCCGGCGCGTGCGCAAGGACGGCACCGTGGTGGACGTGGAGCTGCTGGCGCTGCCGGTGTCCGTGGGCGGGCGGCAGCTGGGCTACATCGCCATCTACCACGACATCACCGACCTCCAGAAAGCGCGACAGGCGTCCGAGGCCGCCAACCAGGCCAAGAGCGGCTTCCTGGCCACGATGAGCCATGAAATCCGCACGCCGATGAACGCCATCATCGGCATGACGGGGCTGTTGCTGGACACCGCGCTGTCCGAGGAGCAGCGGGACTTCGTCTCCACCATCCGCCAGAGCAGCGAGGCGCTGCTCACCCTGCTCAACGACGTGCTGGACTTCTCCAAGATTGAAGCCGGGCGGTTCGAGGCCGAGCTGCATCCCTTCGACCTGCGCCAGTGCGTGGAGTCGGTGCTGGACCTGCTGGCGGTGCGCGCCAGCGAGAAGGGGCTGGACCTGGGCTGCGAAGTCGCTCCCTCCGTGCCGCAGATGCTGGTGGGGGATGCCTCGCGCCTGCGTCAGGTGCTGCTCAACCTGGTGGGCAACGCCCTCAAGTTCACCGAGCAGGGCGGCGCCGTGGTGCTGGTGGACGGCGCGCGGAGCGACACGGCGGCGGACGCACCCTGGGAGCTGACCGTCTCCGTGCAGGACACCGGGCCGGGCATCCCCGAGGACATGCGGGCGGGGCTGTTCCAGCCCTTCAACCAGCTGGACGCGTCGGTGTCCCGGCGCTTCGGCGGCACCGGGCTGGGACTGGCCATCTCCAAGCGGCTGGTGGAGGCCATGGGCGGCCGCATCTGGGTGGAGAGCGAGCAGGGCACCGGCACCATCTTCCGCTTCTCCCTCTACGCGCAGGCCGCGGCGCAGCAGCCCGCCATCACCCTGCTCCCGGAGCAGCCGCTGCTGCAGGGCCGGCGCGTGCTCATCGTGGACGACAACGCCATCAACCGGCGGCTGCTGGGACGGCAGCTCCAGTCGTGGGGCATCGACTTCGTGGAGACGTCCTCGGGCGCGGAGGCGCTGGCGCGGCTCCAGGCCGGCGCGCGCTTCGACGTGGCCCTCATCGACCACCTGATGCCGGGGCTGGACGGGCCGGCGCTGGCGGCGCGCATCCGCCAGTGGGGCGACATGCAGGCGCTGCCGCTGCTGCTGCTCACGTCGCCCGGCCGGCGGGGCGTCACTCCGGAGGGGTTGTTCTCCGGTGTACTGTCCCGCCCGGTGAAGGCATCGCAGCTTCATGACGCGCTGATGTCGTGCTTCTCTCACGACGTGACGAAGCACGCGCATGCCGCCCGGGTGGAGCGCTCGCCGCGCCAGAACCCCTTCTCCGGAGAGCGGCCGGGAGACCGGCTGCCCCTGGACATCCTGCTCGTGGAGGACAACCCCACGAACCAGAAGCTGGCGCTGCTGGTGCTCGACAAGCTGGGCTACCGCGCGCAGGTGGCCGTCAACGGGCGCGAGGCCCTCAAGTCGCTGTCGCTGCAGCGCTTCGACGTGGTGTTCATGGACCTGCAGATGCCGGAGATGGACGGGCTGGAGGCCACGCGCCGCATCCGCGCGGAGCTGCCGCCCCACGTCCAGCCGTGGATCATCGCCATGACGGCGAACGCCATGGACTCCGACAGAGACCAGTGCTTCGCGGTGGGCATGGACGACTTCCTGGGCAAGCCCATCCGCGTGGAGGCGCTGGCCGCCTCGCTGCTGCGCTGCCAGCCCCGCCGCTCCGAGGCGCTCCTGGGACGGCGGCCGGCCGCGCCCGTCCCTCCGGCGCCCTCCTTCCTGGACGAGCTGCCCGAGGCGGCGCGCATCCCTGGCCTGGAGCCCTCCGCGCTCTCGCGCCTGTGGCGGGAGCTGGGGACGCAGTCGGGGCAGATCATCCCCGAGCTCATCGAGACGGCCATGCAGAGCATGCCGGCCCTGCTGGACGACGCCTTCACCGCGCTGGAGCGGGGGCGGGTGGATGATTTGGGACGGGCCGCCCACACGCTCAAGTCCAACGCGGCGTGGTTCGGCGCCAGCGCGCTGGAGTCCCAGTGCCGCGACATCGAGCTGCGCGCGGACGCGGGGAACCTGGACGGCATGGCGGAGCGGCTGGAGCGCTGCAAGGCGGAGCTGGACGGGGCGCGGCGGCTGCTGGCGCATCTGCGCGAGCGCATCATGGCCCTGGCGCAGTCCCGGAGCTGAGCGGTCCACTGTCGGCTGGTCGCGGGTTCGGGGGCCCGGCCCCACACTTCCTGTACGCAGCGCGCCTCCCAGGGGCTATCTCTGGGGGCGCTGTCCGGCGCGCACGGAGGAGCGAGGACCATGGCCCGTTACGACTTCGACCTGTTCACCATCGGCGGCGGCTCTGGAGGCGTGGCGGCCAGCCGCAGGGCGGGCTCCCACGGGGCGCGCGTGGCCCTCTGTGAGGACCGCGATCTGGGCGGCACCTGCGTGCACCGGGGCTGCGTGCCCAAGAAGCTGCTGGTGTACGGCTCCCACTTCCATGAGGACTTCCAGGACGCGGCCGGCTACGGGTGGACGGTGCCGGAGCCGACCTTCGACTGGGCGCGGCTGCGCGAGGCCAAGGACAAGGAATTGGCCCGGCTGGGCGGCGTGTATGCGCGGCTCCTGCGCGACTCGGGGGTGACGGTGGTGGAGGGGCGCGGGCGG
It encodes:
- a CDS encoding RIO1 family regulatory kinase/ATPase, producing MNDSLETLLADGIIEAVIGQLKTGKEAEVWLVQHAGQVVAAKLYKERHERNFRNNVGYREGREVRNSRTRRAMASGSRFGQAAAEDAWKSAESDSLYKLHAQGVRVPTPVLFYEGILLMELVLDPEGHPAPRLVEAPPATPEEAHALYLDLRSQVVNMLCADLIHGDLSPYNILMSWQGAIIIDFPQTVAAARNNQAEFYFRRDLDNVRNFLAGIAPWLYDAEGETSEIWNAYVRRELTPDFTPRGNFREAPRKGGAKGPRDGRQGFVPERMAPAELVPVAQTNMTPEEAAEAELRELEALVLKQGGGERGKPAASAPPRGGRNRSGGGRPPPRAGGNRPPGAGGSGPRPPQNGQRAASGGQSVAGGPRGGGNARPGPNEPRAAGNPGARPNESRGGNPQGARSNEPRGGNPQGARSNEPRGGNNPGARFSEQRGGNAPGVSVNEQRGGNNPGAPFKEHRGQGNPGARINEQRAGSNPGARLNEQRAGSNPAARFSEQSGGSNPGGPFNESRGRSPQGMRSNEPRGGNNPNARFNEPRGQGSANARFSESRTGGGESPVWNEPRSGAAPAVSSPSNEPRAEGGRPARNDPRSGGNGRPPRNERSGGNGRPPRNDPRAGFAATSEPRDGEGTPPRDEQRGNGYTPRGEPRGGNTPRGERRGGPGRQQPVVETRPSATTPPSGPATNSLREPRSGGSGNGPRQPRQGPNRGGPRAPRGASAPQVSFVGRPASSSDPGPHETGS
- a CDS encoding DUF4833 domain-containing protein, producing the protein MRQQDWRWAGLGLALLLSSPPVLAGPAVQAAPGVKAPQARAADSAFFIARSTNKNQVHYGIRVDGDCRPQGDKPVHAYWRMLEKGDKATEPLLGREGPAYGLGDVQQVEATPSGWRVHIRLRAWPERTIDLDVFRENGRCAARAFTLLDGKVAQIDRIFVKTAWPSGVDYVLLSGTGQDGRSLREVIKK
- a CDS encoding EF-hand domain-containing protein, which produces METSSAGIQPLAPEHAAVDELTSSGNELLDIFQRYDRNRTGSIERSEFARLLEALGQNVTDEELEIAVDTVDTERTGKISWKAFKAWWTSR
- a CDS encoding response regulator; translation: MSDLASSAHTAVFEHARDAVLVLDSAQRILELNRAAERFFGPRTGLVGSAVSQLLPGWRPPESRASVETPHETELAGQRPGGGGQAYYLRVLTLTLPGQDGGSTGWMLQLQDMTSRLEAEASIRQQKEFFEAVVRNSPVAIVTITRQFRVLSWNPEAERLFGFTPQEALGRHIFELVATDQSVLPEAERASREVVARGRVHSVTRRVRKDGTVVDVELLALPVSVGGRQLGYIAIYHDITDLQKARQASEAANQAKSGFLATMSHEIRTPMNAIIGMTGLLLDTALSEEQRDFVSTIRQSSEALLTLLNDVLDFSKIEAGRFEAELHPFDLRQCVESVLDLLAVRASEKGLDLGCEVAPSVPQMLVGDASRLRQVLLNLVGNALKFTEQGGAVVLVDGARSDTAADAPWELTVSVQDTGPGIPEDMRAGLFQPFNQLDASVSRRFGGTGLGLAISKRLVEAMGGRIWVESEQGTGTIFRFSLYAQAAAQQPAITLLPEQPLLQGRRVLIVDDNAINRRLLGRQLQSWGIDFVETSSGAEALARLQAGARFDVALIDHLMPGLDGPALAARIRQWGDMQALPLLLLTSPGRRGVTPEGLFSGVLSRPVKASQLHDALMSCFSHDVTKHAHAARVERSPRQNPFSGERPGDRLPLDILLVEDNPTNQKLALLVLDKLGYRAQVAVNGREALKSLSLQRFDVVFMDLQMPEMDGLEATRRIRAELPPHVQPWIIAMTANAMDSDRDQCFAVGMDDFLGKPIRVEALAASLLRCQPRRSEALLGRRPAAPVPPAPSFLDELPEAARIPGLEPSALSRLWRELGTQSGQIIPELIETAMQSMPALLDDAFTALERGRVDDLGRAAHTLKSNAAWFGASALESQCRDIELRADAGNLDGMAERLERCKAELDGARRLLAHLRERIMALAQSRS